The Nitrospira sp. genome segment GTACAGCGCGTCATCAGTGTTTGGGCGATACTGCGGACAGGAATCATCACTCTTCGTGCAAATCGGCACATTGCGTTCGATATGCGTCACACGTTTTTTTTCGTCAATCCAGATGAGATCCAGTGCCATCTTGGTGTTCTTCATCCAGAAGTTCCAGGCCTGGGGCTGACCGAAGAAAAATAGCATGCCGTGGTCCTTCTTGAGATGATCTCGATACATGAGGCCAACCGAACGCTTGAGCGGTGTATCGGCGACTTCGGCCTTGATCGTGACTCCCGAAGGCGTTTGAATGGAGATAAGATCAGATCCCGTGGCGCGAGCTGTCTGCACATCGCTGGCGAGCAATCCTCCAGTGAGCACGATATAGGGAAAAAGCCACATCGAGAGTGTGTGTCGCATCCGCGCATCCTAATGATCGAGATCATCTCCAGTCAAGGAGGCGGCCTTCGTGGTAATGACGAGAGACAGCGTTATGTTGCAATTCTGTCGCGTCCTGTGCGATTCTCCAACCGAATCAAGCGAGGAGCCCATGCAAGAGAAGCGGCGGGTGTTGTACAAAAAAGGCGTGTTCGTCTGTCCTGGCTGTCGCCAGTCCTACGTCCAGGAGAAATGGATTGAAGAGTGGCGGATTCGATGTCACCGTTGTACCTACCGAGGGACGCTGACAGAAGTCTCGGTTGAAGAGCATATGGAGGAAGAGACGTTCCGACACTAATCCTCTGGCTTTGTTCTATCTGGACTATCACCCTGTGGTGACACCCCGTACGCAACGACCCTCCTCAAACTTCCCGCTGTCTTTTTTCGCTGTCGTCCTCATGTCGGTGATCCTATCCACTGGCTGTGCCGTGCGGTCCTGGGCAGACGAGGATTTGCCGGGCGTGAAGATTCTTGTGACCTATCACTCTCTTTCCGGCAATACGGAGCGGATGGCCGAGGCGGTCGTCGAGGGAGCCAAGTCTGTGCCGAACGCTCTGGTAGTGATGAAGCGTGTAGGCCTCGTGACGGCGGAAGACCTATTCACTTCCGACGCAGTGATCGTCGGGTCTCCGGTCTATTGGTCCAACATGTCCGGAGAGGTTAAAACGTTCTTCGATAATTGGCAGTTCAAGTTCGGCGTGTTTCCTGACTTCAAAATGAAGAACAAAGTCGGTGCGGCCTTTGCGACCGGAGGGCAGGTCTCCAGCGGCAAGGAAGTGACGATGCTGACGATTCTTGCTGCGATGCTGGGGAATCAGATGATCGTGGTGAGCGGCGGGGGTGCGTTCGGAGCATCTGCTACAACAGAAGGCGATAGCCCGGGAATTGACAAAAAGGAACTGGCCGATGCGAGGGCTCTCGGGCAGCGAGTCGCGGACGTGGCCATATTGATCAGTAGAGCTTCCTCCAAATAAGTGTGTTCTCGCATAGAAACGTTACATGGACAGTGATGACGAAACGATCGGATGGGTCTGATCCGGTGAGGGAACGCTGCGCGCTGGGTTGTGAACGTCTCAGCAAGGTTTCAGGAAAAAGACAGCGCTATCGTCTAGGGCAGGAGGCCGCGGCCCCCTGACTTGCGACCTCGACAAATTCATGGATGTTCTTGGCGCAGCGTCCGCAACAGCCGTTGCACTTAAGGTCAAACTTGGCCTTGAGTTGACTGGGCATCACAACTCCGTCCCGCCCCGCGGCTCTGACCTCTGACTCGGTGATTCCTTTGCACAAGCACATGTACATGGAATTCTCCCTTCGACGATTATGAGAAGCATTCTCAGTGTGCCAGAAGGTAGACGTTCTGTCAACCCATACGGAACGTTGTCCCGAGGCTTGGCGGGATCAAGACCTTCCCCTTGTTTGACGGAGACTTGAAACACGTAGGGTGAATGGATCACGGTAGGGTTTGAGGGGGCATGTCTCTACGGACCATCGCATTTAATAAGCCCTACGGGGTGTTGCCCTGTTTTACCGATCCGGAAGGAAGACCGACATTGGCGGACTATGTCACTGTACCCGATGTCTATGCGGCAGGGCGTCTTGACCAGGACAGCGAGGGACTATTGATCTTGACCTCGGATGGCACCCTCGCCCATCGGATTACCGACCCACAGCATAAACTGCCGAAAGTGTATCTGGTGCAGGTTGAACGGATTCCAGATGTACGTGCAATGGCACAACTCTGCCAGGGGGTGGTACTTGGCGGGAGGCGAACGAGGCCGGCGAAGGTGAGGATCTTGATTGAGGAGCCGTCGTTACCCGAGCGGCCGGTGCCTATCAGGTTTCGGAAAAATGTTCCAACGGCCTGGCTGGAGATCACGATTCATGAGGGAATGAATCGTCAAGTGCGTCGCATGACGGCGGCGGTAGGTCATCCCACCTTGCGGCTGGTGCGCATCGCCATTGGCGCAGTGCGTCTCGGTGATCTCCGACCGGGTGAATGGCGGGATTTGAGAGAGGATGACATGATGTCTCTTCACAGGTGGCATCACCCTCCCCTTGCTGACGCATGAGCCGGTTTCAATAACCAGTCGTTCGGCGATTTACATCGTTTCTTCCAGCTGTTCCACCATCTCCCGGATCGTATCGAACCCTGATTGCCAGAAGGCTTCGGAGGTCATATCGACGCCGACGGTGGCGAGGATCTGCTCTGGCGACTGCGAACCGCCCGTGGCGAGAAGATCCAAATACTTGGGCACAAAGGAGGTTCCCTGTTCCTTGTACATACGGTACAGCGCCAACACGAGCAAGTTTCCAAAACTGTAGGCGTAGCAATAGAACGGGCTGGCGAAAATATGGGGAATGGTCAGCCACTCCCAGTGAAATTCCTCCGGTACTGTCACGGCCTTGCCGAACTGTTGCCGCAGTTCCTGCCCATAGGTCTTTGCTAATTGATCGGCCGTAGCGCCCTCCGCGACCATCTGATGCGCCAGCTTTTCAAACCGAACGAAATAGGCTTGCCGTAGCACGGTGGCATAGATGTCGTCCAATTGGCCCAACAGAAGGCCTTGCTGAACAGACTTGTTCCGTTCCTGGGACATGAGGGCGTCGGAGAGAATGCGCTCTCCAAAGACAGATGCAGTTTCCGCCAACGGCAGGGTTGAATGGAAGGTGAAGGTGGAGTGGTCTTTGGCCAGCATGCCATGGACGGCATGACCGAGTTCGTGCGCCATGGTCGCAATGTCTCTGGCTTCCCCTGTGTAGTTCAGCATGACATAGGGGGTCATGCCAGGAACGATACTGTAGCAATAGGCGCCGCCTAGTTTGCCGGGGCGTGTCGGGGCGTCGATGTGTCGATCGCGGAAGACCTGCTCGGCTAACTCAGCCAGATGAGGCGAAAAGCCCCGATAGGCGGCGAGCACCATCGTGACGGCGTCAGCGTACTTGTACTTTTTGGTTTCTGTCCGGTGC includes the following:
- a CDS encoding DUF192 domain-containing protein, which produces MRHTLSMWLFPYIVLTGGLLASDVQTARATGSDLISIQTPSGVTIKAEVADTPLKRSVGLMYRDHLKKDHGMLFFFGQPQAWNFWMKNTKMALDLIWIDEKKRVTHIERNVPICTKSDDSCPQYRPNTDDALYVLEIAGGTVDGYKIEKGSKLQFGQP
- a CDS encoding NAD(P)H-dependent oxidoreductase, with the translated sequence MSVILSTGCAVRSWADEDLPGVKILVTYHSLSGNTERMAEAVVEGAKSVPNALVVMKRVGLVTAEDLFTSDAVIVGSPVYWSNMSGEVKTFFDNWQFKFGVFPDFKMKNKVGAAFATGGQVSSGKEVTMLTILAAMLGNQMIVVSGGGAFGASATTEGDSPGIDKKELADARALGQRVADVAILISRASSK
- a CDS encoding (2Fe-2S)-binding protein; amino-acid sequence: MYMCLCKGITESEVRAAGRDGVVMPSQLKAKFDLKCNGCCGRCAKNIHEFVEVASQGAAASCPRR
- a CDS encoding pseudouridine synthase; the encoded protein is MSLRTIAFNKPYGVLPCFTDPEGRPTLADYVTVPDVYAAGRLDQDSEGLLILTSDGTLAHRITDPQHKLPKVYLVQVERIPDVRAMAQLCQGVVLGGRRTRPAKVRILIEEPSLPERPVPIRFRKNVPTAWLEITIHEGMNRQVRRMTAAVGHPTLRLVRIAIGAVRLGDLRPGEWRDLREDDMMSLHRWHHPPLADA